One genomic region from Bacillus marinisedimentorum encodes:
- a CDS encoding carbohydrate kinase family protein, with protein MRGIVTMGEALIEFVPQDYNEITYRKSHGGGPANVAAALGKLGAPVSFVGKIGNDLFGKEMKEALEGYGVDTTGVTMTSAAKTGITFGTFNADNKLQFNYYTNESAEQQLKDEDVSADLIDKHEILHFDSLLLMNKPSREAVKHAVTHAKEKGLLISFEANVRIGLWEQEDAARETLMTFMMEADILKMTEKDLIFLTGQETAEQGIDVLEQYDIELLVITKSEEGSILVIDGKKVEIPAYPVKEVDLTGAGDAYTAGLLYQLAGSEKDAKALSVEEAEKMCRFASEAASLTVSGEGAMASFPQKEKIEAELNK; from the coding sequence ATGAGAGGAATTGTGACGATGGGAGAAGCTCTCATTGAGTTTGTTCCACAGGATTATAATGAAATCACATACCGCAAAAGCCATGGCGGCGGACCTGCAAATGTCGCGGCAGCCCTCGGCAAACTGGGTGCCCCCGTTTCTTTTGTCGGAAAGATAGGGAACGATTTATTTGGCAAAGAAATGAAGGAAGCGCTGGAAGGATACGGTGTCGATACAACTGGGGTAACCATGACCTCAGCCGCCAAAACGGGTATTACGTTTGGAACATTCAATGCTGACAATAAGCTCCAGTTCAATTATTATACGAACGAAAGTGCTGAGCAGCAGCTTAAAGATGAAGATGTTTCGGCAGACCTTATTGATAAACACGAGATCCTGCACTTTGACTCTTTGCTTTTGATGAATAAACCATCAAGGGAAGCGGTCAAACATGCGGTCACCCATGCAAAAGAAAAAGGGCTTCTTATTTCCTTTGAAGCGAATGTCCGGATCGGCCTATGGGAACAAGAAGATGCAGCCCGGGAAACGCTGATGACGTTTATGATGGAAGCGGACATTTTGAAAATGACAGAAAAAGATCTTATTTTCCTGACCGGACAGGAAACAGCGGAACAGGGAATCGATGTTTTGGAACAGTATGATATAGAGCTTCTGGTCATTACAAAAAGCGAAGAGGGGAGCATTCTCGTCATTGACGGCAAAAAAGTGGAAATTCCGGCTTATCCTGTTAAGGAAGTTGACCTTACCGGTGCGGGAGATGCCTATACGGCAGGCCTTCTTTATCAACTTGCCGGCTCAGAAAAAGATGCTAAAGCTCTATCGGTGGAAGAAGCTGAAAAAATGTGCCGGTTTGCATCTGAAGCTGCTTCTCTGACCGTAAGCGGTGAAGGTGCAATGGCAAGCTTCCCGCAAAAGGAAAAAATAGAAGCAGAACTCAACAAATAA
- a CDS encoding AzlC family ABC transporter permease translates to METTAKMGTHGDFLAGAKAGTSIALGYMPIALTFGLFAKSTGLSLWETTAMSIFVFAGAAQYISLNLIAAGTGMAEIILTTFIVNIRHFLMSASLAEKMEDDHPLKKLFYSFGITDETFSVGAMWEGKLSSASLFGIIASSYSSWVIFSAAGHLAGASLPQVLQESMGIALYAMFIGLLVPPLKKHRKVLVLAVTAAVFSIALHLVLSTGWAIVGATLASSILVEVFYPPELKNDELGE, encoded by the coding sequence ATGGAAACAACAGCAAAGATGGGAACACACGGGGACTTTTTAGCAGGGGCAAAGGCCGGCACGAGCATTGCACTCGGATATATGCCGATCGCCCTCACATTCGGTTTATTTGCAAAATCGACCGGCCTGTCATTATGGGAAACAACCGCAATGAGCATTTTTGTTTTTGCGGGAGCGGCCCAATATATATCCCTCAATTTGATCGCAGCAGGAACAGGGATGGCTGAAATCATACTGACAACATTCATCGTGAATATCCGTCACTTTTTAATGAGTGCCTCACTTGCCGAAAAGATGGAAGATGATCATCCGCTGAAAAAACTGTTTTATTCATTCGGCATAACCGATGAAACATTTTCAGTTGGTGCGATGTGGGAAGGGAAGCTGTCAAGCGCCAGCCTGTTCGGTATTATCGCTTCCTCCTACAGCAGCTGGGTGATATTTTCGGCAGCAGGCCATCTTGCCGGTGCCAGCCTTCCGCAGGTGCTGCAGGAAAGTATGGGAATCGCCCTTTACGCGATGTTCATCGGCTTGCTGGTGCCGCCGCTGAAAAAACATCGCAAAGTGCTCGTGCTTGCAGTGACGGCAGCTGTTTTCAGCATTGCTCTGCACCTTGTTCTGTCGACAGGCTGGGCAATTGTCGGCGCGACACTGGCATCAAGCATTCTTGTGGAGGTTTTTTATCCGCCAGAACTGAAGAATGATGAACTTGGAGAGTAA
- the aceA gene encoding isocitrate lyase produces MNKQDFIKKTEERWAMEERWKGVERPYSAEDVWKLKGSIDIEHTLAKKGAERLWDLMKEEDYVNALGALTGNQAVQQVKAGLKAIYLSGWQVAADANLSGQMYPDQSLYPANSVPSVVKRINQALQRADQIDHMEGNEGTYWFAPIVADAEAGFGGQLNVFELMKGMIEAGAAGVHFEDQLSSEKKCGHLGGKVLLPTQTAVRNLVSARLAADVMGTETLVIARTDANAADMITSDVDPTDHQFITGERTAEGFHRTNAGIDQAIARGLAYAPYADLIWCETSKPDLEEARQFADAIHEKFPDKMLAYNCSPSFNWEANLDKETIAKFQQELGKMGYKFQFVTLAGFHALNHSMFELARGYKDRGMAAYSELQQAEFASEKHGYTATRHQREVGTGYFDEVSQVVSGGTSSTTALKGSTEAEQFTTAK; encoded by the coding sequence ATGAACAAACAGGACTTCATCAAAAAGACAGAAGAACGCTGGGCAATGGAAGAGAGATGGAAAGGCGTTGAACGCCCATACAGTGCAGAAGATGTGTGGAAACTGAAAGGGTCAATCGACATTGAACATACACTTGCGAAAAAAGGTGCAGAACGCCTGTGGGATCTCATGAAGGAAGAAGACTATGTGAATGCGCTGGGCGCGCTAACCGGAAACCAGGCTGTCCAGCAAGTGAAAGCCGGTCTGAAAGCCATCTATTTGAGCGGCTGGCAGGTAGCTGCAGATGCCAACCTTTCCGGTCAGATGTATCCGGACCAGAGCTTGTATCCGGCTAACAGTGTACCGTCCGTAGTCAAGCGCATCAATCAGGCTCTCCAGCGCGCCGACCAGATCGACCATATGGAAGGCAACGAAGGAACTTACTGGTTCGCTCCAATTGTCGCGGACGCAGAAGCAGGATTCGGCGGCCAGCTGAATGTATTCGAACTGATGAAAGGCATGATTGAGGCAGGTGCAGCAGGTGTCCACTTTGAGGACCAGCTCTCATCTGAAAAGAAGTGCGGCCACCTCGGCGGAAAAGTTTTGCTTCCGACTCAGACAGCTGTACGCAATCTCGTTTCAGCACGCCTTGCAGCCGATGTGATGGGTACTGAAACACTTGTCATCGCCCGTACGGATGCGAATGCTGCCGATATGATCACAAGTGATGTTGACCCGACTGATCACCAGTTCATTACAGGTGAGCGTACAGCAGAAGGGTTCCACCGTACAAACGCAGGTATCGACCAGGCGATTGCCCGCGGCCTTGCTTATGCTCCTTATGCAGATCTCATTTGGTGTGAAACATCGAAGCCGGATCTTGAGGAGGCCCGTCAATTCGCAGATGCCATCCATGAGAAGTTCCCTGACAAAATGCTTGCTTATAACTGTTCGCCGTCCTTTAACTGGGAGGCGAATCTCGATAAAGAGACAATCGCGAAATTCCAGCAGGAGCTTGGCAAAATGGGCTACAAGTTCCAATTCGTTACCCTTGCCGGATTCCATGCCCTTAACCACAGCATGTTTGAATTGGCCCGCGGCTACAAAGATCGCGGCATGGCTGCATACTCAGAGCTCCAGCAAGCTGAGTTTGCAAGTGAAAAACATGGTTACACAGCTACGCGCCATCAGCGTGAAGTCGGTACAGGCTACTTTGATGAAGTTTCTCAGGTTGTTTCAGGCGGAACTTCTTCCACAACCGCTTTGAAAGGTTCTACTGAAGCAGAGCAGTTTACAACAGCTAAGTAA
- a CDS encoding competence protein ComK: protein MEATTYPLPKNTFEVNVETMAVIAEKDDCGEMYTKVIQVKDEFSVGMRPLAIIEKSCRYFGSSLKGRQDGTREITGFTHKAPVAIDPASGIYMFPTLSPYKEECSWLSHSYIKQLEAMDAYRTKIVFLNDKEVILNVSKGSFENQLHRTAQFRFLLSEKIKSLTFAGVKEPG from the coding sequence GTGGAAGCAACAACATATCCCCTGCCCAAAAATACGTTTGAAGTGAATGTGGAGACAATGGCAGTCATTGCAGAAAAAGATGACTGCGGTGAAATGTACACAAAAGTGATACAAGTCAAAGATGAGTTTTCGGTCGGTATGCGACCTCTTGCCATCATTGAAAAAAGCTGCCGTTACTTTGGCTCCAGCCTGAAAGGACGGCAGGATGGAACAAGGGAGATAACCGGCTTCACTCATAAAGCACCGGTTGCGATCGATCCTGCAAGCGGCATCTATATGTTTCCGACACTCTCCCCCTATAAAGAGGAGTGCTCATGGCTGTCCCATTCATATATCAAACAGCTCGAAGCAATGGATGCATACCGGACAAAAATCGTTTTTTTGAATGATAAGGAAGTTATCCTGAACGTTTCTAAAGGATCATTTGAAAACCAGCTTCACCGCACCGCCCAATTCCGTTTCTTGCTGTCTGAAAAAATCAAATCTCTCACTTTTGCCGGTGTGAAAGAACCGGGATAA
- a CDS encoding zinc-binding dehydrogenase produces the protein MKAFVHEEHKGINGIKLKEMPEPEPEQGEVKVRLKRAGLNHRDLFVPYRREDGDPPVVLGSDGTGVIASVGEGVENWKAGDEVVINPGIGWKEKSPAPPEGFDILGVPTDGTFAEYTVVPADNIERKPEYLSWDEAGVLPLAALTAYRVLFTRGQVKAGDTVFIPGIGSGVATYLLLFAKAAGARVIVTSRKESKLEKARAIGADLAINSNSDWQKELEGEMIDIVIESVGAATFDRSLAILKKGGTIVTFGASAGDEIKINIRSFFYGQYNLLGSTMGSREEFKEMLAFIEKHKIKPVLDKVFSLEEADKAFSYIDQAEQFGKVGINIEG, from the coding sequence ATGAAAGCATTTGTTCATGAAGAACATAAAGGAATCAACGGAATCAAACTGAAGGAAATGCCGGAACCAGAACCGGAACAGGGTGAAGTGAAGGTGCGCTTGAAAAGGGCGGGTCTCAACCACCGGGATCTATTTGTTCCATACCGGCGTGAAGACGGGGATCCGCCAGTTGTACTGGGCTCGGATGGAACGGGTGTAATCGCTTCAGTCGGTGAAGGGGTTGAAAACTGGAAGGCCGGTGACGAAGTAGTAATCAATCCGGGCATCGGGTGGAAGGAAAAAAGCCCGGCACCGCCCGAAGGATTCGATATCCTCGGTGTACCGACGGACGGAACATTTGCGGAGTACACCGTCGTGCCGGCTGATAATATTGAAAGAAAACCGGAGTATCTCAGCTGGGATGAAGCCGGCGTGCTGCCGCTCGCAGCCCTGACCGCTTATCGCGTCCTTTTCACCAGGGGACAGGTGAAAGCCGGTGATACCGTATTCATCCCCGGTATCGGCAGCGGTGTTGCGACATACCTGCTGTTGTTCGCTAAGGCGGCTGGCGCCCGTGTCATCGTCACTTCCCGAAAAGAATCCAAATTGGAAAAAGCACGGGCGATAGGAGCGGACCTTGCGATTAACAGTAACAGCGACTGGCAAAAAGAGCTTGAAGGAGAAATGATCGACATTGTTATTGAAAGTGTAGGCGCCGCTACGTTCGATCGGTCGCTCGCAATACTTAAAAAGGGAGGTACGATTGTCACATTCGGTGCATCGGCCGGCGATGAGATCAAAATCAACATCCGTTCCTTTTTTTACGGCCAATATAACCTTCTTGGTTCTACCATGGGAAGCAGAGAAGAGTTCAAGGAGATGCTGGCATTTATCGAAAAACATAAAATTAAGCCGGTCCTTGACAAAGTATTTTCACTTGAGGAAGCGGATAAAGCTTTTTCGTATATCGATCAGGCAGAGCAATTTGGAAAAGTGGGCATTAATATAGAAGGATAG
- a CDS encoding DUF3939 domain-containing protein, which yields MLGWRRKDKTQGDVPPSKKKLPVINASLQDVREAVRAFADNAPKGVYSSILVKEDNTIDYELLAPYLHGIPERKLYMSRATYEIFEEDECEICVETDKVQAAVDAYVKETGELPYIEGDPYRKVSYYKLESRSLLSERPSIDFYLTDEEFLITHRKPR from the coding sequence ATGCTTGGCTGGAGACGAAAAGATAAAACGCAAGGAGATGTTCCCCCGTCCAAAAAGAAGCTGCCGGTCATTAATGCAAGCTTACAAGATGTCCGGGAAGCTGTCAGGGCATTTGCAGACAATGCTCCTAAAGGAGTCTATTCAAGCATTCTTGTAAAAGAGGACAACACGATTGATTACGAGCTTCTTGCCCCTTACCTTCATGGAATTCCGGAGAGAAAGTTGTACATGTCACGTGCCACTTATGAGATTTTCGAGGAAGATGAATGCGAAATCTGTGTAGAGACTGATAAAGTCCAGGCAGCCGTTGATGCTTACGTTAAGGAGACCGGTGAACTTCCTTATATTGAGGGAGACCCCTACCGGAAAGTCAGCTACTATAAGCTGGAGAGCCGCAGCCTGTTAAGCGAAAGGCCCTCTATTGATTTTTATCTTACTGACGAAGAGTTTTTAATCACACACCGGAAACCCCGCTGA
- a CDS encoding cysteine hydrolase family protein gives MEKALIVVDYTYDFIAEDGKLTCGDSGRAIESEIAGLIREFEKKGELIVFANDIHYEGDSYHPETNLFPPHNIAGTRGRELYGSVKDVYDGIKNDDHVIAFDKTRYSAFAGTELDIKLRERGIKEIHLAGVCTDICVLHTAVDGYNKGYSMAIYEKAVATFNEAGHKWALDHFVNTLGARVI, from the coding sequence ATGGAAAAAGCGTTGATTGTAGTTGATTACACGTATGATTTTATTGCTGAAGACGGCAAGCTTACATGCGGGGATTCAGGGCGCGCGATTGAAAGTGAAATCGCCGGGCTTATCCGCGAATTCGAAAAAAAGGGTGAGCTCATTGTCTTTGCCAATGACATCCATTACGAAGGGGATAGCTACCATCCGGAAACGAACTTGTTTCCGCCGCACAACATCGCCGGCACAAGGGGCAGGGAGCTATATGGTAGTGTAAAAGACGTGTATGACGGCATCAAGAATGATGACCATGTGATTGCTTTCGATAAAACCAGGTACAGCGCTTTTGCGGGAACGGAACTTGATATAAAGCTGCGTGAACGCGGGATAAAAGAAATCCATCTTGCAGGCGTGTGCACAGATATCTGCGTGCTGCATACAGCTGTCGATGGCTATAATAAAGGATACAGCATGGCCATTTATGAAAAAGCGGTCGCAACCTTCAATGAGGCAGGACATAAATGGGCGCTTGACCACTTTGTAAACACGTTGGGAGCACGCGTCATCTGA
- a CDS encoding enoyl-CoA hydratase-related protein, whose amino-acid sequence MIDLKIENHVATVTLDRPDALNAFSYEQLLNLEGIVERIKLEPEARAVIFTGSGKAFSVGADLKERKTLTEQEVKRNVSKIRHVFSLVDRLPQPTIAAINGFAFGGGMELALSCDFRFSAKNAKMGLTETSLAIIPGAGGTQRLPRIVGETRALELILTARRLSAEEAREYGIVSKVVPDERLLEESRLFAEEMLKNGPIALQQAKFAIKNGLNTDLETGMQIEAKAYEVLIPTEDRIEALNAFSEKRTPDFKGK is encoded by the coding sequence ATGATTGATCTGAAAATCGAAAATCATGTCGCAACCGTCACACTTGACAGACCTGATGCATTAAATGCATTTTCTTATGAACAACTTTTAAATCTTGAGGGTATTGTGGAGCGCATCAAGCTTGAGCCTGAGGCAAGAGCGGTCATTTTTACAGGATCGGGCAAGGCTTTCAGTGTAGGCGCGGATTTGAAAGAACGCAAGACGCTTACAGAGCAGGAGGTCAAACGGAATGTCTCTAAAATCCGCCATGTTTTTTCACTCGTTGACCGGCTGCCGCAGCCGACAATCGCAGCCATTAACGGCTTTGCATTTGGGGGCGGAATGGAATTGGCGCTGTCATGTGACTTCCGTTTCTCGGCAAAAAATGCCAAAATGGGATTAACGGAAACAAGTCTGGCCATCATTCCGGGTGCTGGAGGTACACAGCGGCTTCCGCGGATTGTCGGTGAGACTCGTGCCCTTGAGCTGATTTTGACCGCTAGAAGGCTTTCTGCGGAAGAGGCCCGGGAGTATGGCATCGTCTCAAAAGTGGTTCCCGATGAAAGGCTGTTGGAAGAATCACGCCTGTTTGCAGAAGAAATGCTGAAAAACGGACCGATTGCACTTCAACAGGCCAAGTTTGCCATTAAAAATGGGCTGAATACCGATCTTGAAACAGGAATGCAAATTGAGGCAAAAGCGTACGAAGTTCTGATTCCTACTGAGGACAGGATTGAAGCGCTGAATGCTTTCAGTGAAAAAAGAACACCGGATTTCAAGGGGAAATGA
- a CDS encoding SCO family protein: protein MKKIYILFISLLVIGVSAGVFYLTVVRQSGVEVPDVMMETAYGEEYSFYNDSKDKVKLIEFIYTNCPDVCPTTTFRMTQLRDQFEKSGVFGKDIEFITITIDPKRDSQAVLKQYADTFKIKSGSGWRLLRGSEEDTKAVADSFGFMYRDPGNGFLIHSSYTYLLDDKNRLIEQFGMGEGFDKERVYKRIMRTID from the coding sequence ATGAAAAAAATTTACATTCTGTTCATAAGCCTGCTTGTGATCGGTGTTAGTGCAGGTGTTTTCTATTTAACGGTGGTGCGGCAAAGCGGAGTTGAAGTTCCTGATGTGATGATGGAAACGGCATATGGCGAGGAATATTCTTTTTACAATGACAGCAAGGATAAGGTAAAGCTCATTGAATTCATTTACACGAACTGTCCGGATGTTTGCCCGACCACAACCTTCAGAATGACGCAACTGCGCGATCAGTTTGAGAAAAGCGGTGTTTTTGGTAAAGATATTGAGTTCATTACGATAACGATCGATCCAAAACGTGATTCGCAGGCGGTTTTGAAGCAATACGCGGACACGTTCAAGATCAAGTCCGGTTCAGGATGGAGATTGCTTCGCGGCAGTGAAGAAGATACGAAGGCCGTAGCGGATTCATTCGGTTTCATGTATCGGGATCCCGGGAACGGCTTTCTCATCCATTCTTCATACACCTATTTGCTTGATGATAAAAATAGGCTGATCGAACAATTCGGCATGGGTGAAGGGTTTGACAAAGAACGCGTTTATAAAAGAATCATGCGGACAATCGACTAG
- a CDS encoding nicotinate phosphoribosyltransferase, with the protein MNKFVDDSHALHTDLYQINMAQVYFEDGFHEKKAVFDVFFRSLPFGNGYAVFAGLERVVSFVNDFHFSETDIGYLRELGYDEEFLDYLSGMRFTGNIRSMKEGELVFGNEPIMRIEAPIGEAQILETALLNIVNYQTLIATKASRIKQTAKKQLFMEFGSRRAHEFDAAIWGTRAAYIGGFDATSNVRAGKMFGLPVAGTHAHSMVQAYRDEYTAFKKYAETHKDCTFLVDTYDTLKSGVPNAIRVADEMGEAINFKSIRLDSGDLAYLSKKARVMLDEAGYTDTTIVASNDLDEETILNLKMQGAEIDAWGVGTKLITAFDQPALGAVYKLVSIEEDGKMTDTIKISGNPEKVTTPGKKRVYRIINRANGKSEGDYIALEHERPWEEKRLNMFHPVHTYISKFITHFEAKELHVDVFKSGKRVYEFPELKDSRAYLEENLALLWDEYKRLLNPHEYPVDLSRECWENKMRNIENVKKSVAEMGKD; encoded by the coding sequence ATGAATAAGTTTGTGGATGACAGTCATGCTCTACATACGGACTTGTATCAAATAAATATGGCGCAGGTGTATTTTGAGGACGGGTTCCATGAGAAAAAAGCGGTATTTGATGTCTTTTTCCGAAGCCTGCCGTTCGGAAATGGTTATGCCGTCTTTGCGGGGCTTGAACGGGTAGTTTCATTTGTGAATGATTTTCATTTCAGTGAAACGGATATCGGGTATTTGCGAGAACTCGGTTATGACGAAGAGTTCCTTGACTATTTAAGCGGCATGCGCTTCACCGGGAACATCCGGTCCATGAAAGAGGGGGAGCTGGTCTTTGGCAATGAACCGATCATGCGAATTGAAGCGCCGATCGGGGAAGCCCAGATTCTTGAGACAGCGCTTTTGAATATCGTGAACTATCAAACCTTGATTGCGACCAAAGCCTCCCGTATCAAACAGACTGCCAAAAAGCAGCTGTTCATGGAATTCGGTTCTAGGCGGGCCCATGAATTCGATGCTGCGATTTGGGGAACAAGAGCGGCATATATTGGCGGATTTGACGCAACCAGCAACGTCCGGGCCGGAAAGATGTTCGGGCTGCCTGTCGCCGGCACACATGCACACTCAATGGTCCAGGCTTACAGGGATGAATATACCGCATTCAAAAAATACGCGGAAACCCATAAGGACTGCACCTTTTTGGTCGACACGTATGATACGCTGAAAAGCGGAGTCCCGAACGCCATTCGGGTGGCGGACGAAATGGGAGAAGCAATAAACTTCAAGAGCATCCGGCTCGACAGCGGAGACCTTGCTTATCTGTCAAAGAAGGCGAGAGTGATGCTGGATGAAGCGGGATACACGGATACAACTATTGTTGCGAGTAATGATCTGGATGAAGAGACGATTTTGAATTTGAAAATGCAGGGTGCTGAAATAGATGCATGGGGTGTCGGTACAAAGCTTATCACCGCATTTGACCAGCCGGCGCTCGGGGCGGTTTATAAACTTGTTTCCATTGAAGAAGACGGGAAGATGACCGATACCATAAAAATATCCGGAAATCCAGAAAAAGTGACAACGCCGGGCAAAAAGCGGGTATACCGGATCATCAATAGAGCAAACGGCAAATCGGAAGGTGATTACATCGCGCTTGAACACGAAAGGCCGTGGGAGGAGAAACGGCTTAATATGTTCCATCCGGTCCATACGTATATTTCAAAATTCATCACCCATTTTGAAGCGAAAGAGCTCCATGTGGATGTGTTTAAATCGGGTAAGCGAGTCTATGAATTTCCGGAACTGAAAGATTCAAGAGCATACCTGGAAGAAAACCTGGCGCTGCTGTGGGATGAATACAAGCGGCTTTTGAATCCGCACGAATATCCGGTGGACTTGAGCAGAGAATGCTGGGAAAACAAAATGCGGAATATCGAGAATGTTAAAAAGAGTGTTGCAGAGATGGGTAAGGATTAA
- a CDS encoding FixH family protein has product MFKKGFFAIIISIFFLVALTACGQEEKNEAAGEDDLAFPEASFSIAPQEAKTGEEITFEVKVTEAGEPIEDADVRFEIWPDEKEDEEHEMIPIEHSEDGIYTLSKSFGTQGAYSMYYHIDARGMHLMEKHSFTVTE; this is encoded by the coding sequence ATGTTTAAAAAAGGATTCTTTGCAATAATCATTTCCATCTTTTTCTTAGTTGCCCTCACTGCCTGCGGCCAGGAAGAGAAAAATGAAGCTGCCGGAGAAGATGACTTGGCGTTCCCTGAAGCATCCTTCTCCATTGCACCTCAAGAAGCCAAAACTGGTGAAGAGATCACATTTGAAGTAAAAGTCACAGAAGCAGGTGAACCGATAGAGGATGCCGATGTCCGATTTGAAATTTGGCCAGATGAAAAAGAAGACGAAGAACATGAAATGATTCCGATCGAGCACAGTGAAGACGGGATCTATACCCTCTCAAAATCGTTCGGAACCCAGGGCGCATACTCCATGTATTATCATATTGACGCCCGCGGCATGCATTTGATGGAAAAGCATTCTTTTACTGTCACTGAATGA
- a CDS encoding fatty acid--CoA ligase family protein, which produces MNISYQLAETAARHPEKEAYIFMDRSASYAELNEQVERFAGNLVQLGIKKGDHVALLLGNSPHFVIGLYGAIRAGATVIPVNPIYTADEIGYILNNGDVKAVITLDKLVPLFEKMESRLPKVEQIIVVDTLKEEEKTVDPAALSIYPKLKPFTDMVQERAEAFEAPELDDEDTAVILYTSGTTGKPKGAMLTQKNIYSNAKDTADYLKITESDRAIATLPMFHVFCLTVALNAPLMNGGTVIIVPQFSPGEIFRISKTFKPTIFAGVPTMYNYLYQYPDGKTEDLETLRLCISGGSPLPVSLLKEFENKFNVVVSEGYGLSEASPVTAFNPLDRSRKAGSIGMNITNVENKVVNEMGEEVKPGEVGELIVRGPNVMKGYYKMPEDTAAALKDGWLYTGDLAKMDEEGYFYIVDRKKDLVLVGGYNVYPREIEEVLYQHPNVVEAAVLGVPDPNLGEAVRAFVVTDDDSLTEQDLFDYCAEHLAKYKVPSSIEFLEELPKNTTGKILRRALKEQVNV; this is translated from the coding sequence TTGAACATCAGCTATCAATTGGCAGAGACAGCAGCCCGGCATCCAGAAAAAGAGGCCTACATTTTCATGGACAGGTCTGCATCGTATGCTGAACTGAACGAGCAAGTGGAACGGTTTGCGGGCAACCTTGTGCAGCTTGGGATAAAAAAGGGGGACCATGTTGCGTTATTGCTTGGAAACAGTCCGCATTTTGTCATCGGCCTATACGGCGCAATCCGAGCGGGGGCAACCGTCATTCCGGTGAACCCGATTTATACGGCGGATGAGATTGGCTATATTTTAAATAATGGAGATGTCAAAGCCGTCATCACACTGGACAAACTCGTTCCGCTATTTGAAAAAATGGAGAGCCGCCTTCCGAAGGTGGAGCAAATAATCGTAGTCGATACGCTGAAAGAAGAAGAGAAAACAGTCGATCCAGCAGCCCTTTCTATCTATCCAAAATTGAAACCGTTTACAGATATGGTCCAGGAAAGAGCTGAAGCATTTGAAGCGCCGGAATTGGATGATGAGGACACTGCTGTCATTCTCTACACTTCTGGAACGACCGGCAAGCCGAAAGGGGCAATGCTTACCCAGAAGAACATATACAGCAATGCGAAAGATACTGCTGATTATCTGAAAATAACTGAATCAGATCGTGCCATCGCCACATTGCCGATGTTCCATGTCTTTTGCCTGACGGTTGCACTCAATGCGCCGCTTATGAACGGCGGCACTGTCATTATCGTCCCTCAGTTCAGTCCGGGTGAAATTTTCCGGATCAGCAAAACATTTAAGCCGACAATCTTTGCCGGGGTGCCGACAATGTACAATTATTTGTATCAGTATCCTGACGGCAAGACAGAAGACCTGGAAACGCTGCGCCTCTGCATTTCAGGCGGAAGCCCGCTGCCGGTCTCATTGCTGAAGGAATTCGAGAACAAATTCAATGTTGTCGTTTCAGAAGGGTACGGCCTGTCTGAAGCTTCGCCGGTAACAGCTTTCAATCCGCTTGACCGGTCAAGGAAAGCTGGTTCCATCGGCATGAATATAACCAACGTAGAGAATAAAGTCGTGAACGAAATGGGCGAAGAGGTGAAGCCTGGTGAAGTAGGCGAGCTAATCGTCAGGGGTCCTAACGTCATGAAAGGCTATTATAAAATGCCGGAGGACACTGCTGCCGCACTTAAGGATGGATGGCTGTATACAGGGGACCTCGCAAAAATGGATGAAGAAGGGTATTTTTACATTGTTGACCGGAAAAAAGATCTCGTCCTCGTCGGCGGCTATAACGTGTATCCGCGTGAGATCGAAGAAGTCCTCTATCAGCATCCGAATGTCGTGGAAGCAGCTGTTCTGGGCGTGCCGGATCCAAACCTCGGCGAAGCCGTGCGGGCGTTTGTCGTCACAGATGATGACAGCCTGACAGAACAGGACTTGTTTGATTACTGCGCCGAACACCTGGCGAAATACAAAGTGCCTTCTTCAATTGAATTCCTTGAGGAATTGCCGAAGAACACGACTGGTAAAATTTTGAGAAGAGCGTTGAAAGAGCAAGTTAATGTGTAA
- a CDS encoding IDEAL domain-containing protein has protein sequence MQNERSYQEKMKEQAMKRQQKGNKALEVYVQMILDESLHNFRKEKLEEKINHALDTRNYESFVKLSSQYNKLLLNT, from the coding sequence ATGCAAAACGAAAGATCTTATCAGGAGAAAATGAAAGAGCAGGCAATGAAGCGCCAGCAAAAAGGAAACAAGGCGCTTGAGGTGTATGTCCAGATGATTCTTGATGAATCACTGCACAACTTCCGTAAAGAAAAATTGGAAGAAAAAATTAATCACGCACTCGATACCCGTAACTATGAATCCTTCGTCAAGCTTTCCAGCCAATATAACAAACTGTTGCTTAACACTTAA